The DNA region ctgtatatttttttgtctggaATTTTCCACTGGTATTTATATCACACTCATGAGCCTGAAAAATCTCTTGCAGTTTGTTTTCCCAGCAGTTCAACGCATCAACTTTTCTCAGCAtgtctgtgtttacatgcataaagattggactgtACATGTAACCTTCATGGGTGTTtagattttatcatttatgcCTTACATACGTATGTGTAACCCTTGTGGATATGTAGAGATCATTTAGGCCTGATATCCACTCAGTTTTTGTGGATAAAGCCTgctaaaaggacaaaacaaagatATTTGAAGAGTCCTTTTGATGCACTCAAATGTGAGTAACTGCTTTTTAATAGTGATGTCATCCTGCTCTGTCTAACTCCTTGTTTCCTGCCCCTCAGCTCACAGACATCATCATCAGCGAGGTTCTTCACGGCGCCGACGGCACAGACATCCGCTGCGGTGTGATTGGAGAGATTGGGACTTGCTGGCCAATCACAGAGAGCGAGACGAAGGTGCTGAGGGCGACGGCTCATGCTCAGACCCAGCTCGGCTGCCCTGTCATCATCCATCCCGGCAGGAATCCCGCCGCTCCGGCTGAAGTTGTCCGTATACTTCAGGAGGCTGGCGGTGACATCAGTAAAACTGTCATGTCACACCTGGACAGGTAAAGTGTATGAGTGGTCAACTTTTATTAGTTAtctctacctttaaaagcataaaaaattgGATGGACATTTTTCGTTCCCCCAGTATGCATGAACATGCAAATCAAAGCTTTATTGACAAAGATGatgacttttttgtttgaaaataagcTGTTATATCTGCAGATTTCTTTTACAATATTGCATAGTCCTTTTCAAAAGATACACCATTAGCTTAGACAAGGCTACCATTGATGGTTAGCAGATGGATACTATTCTCTTCATCTATATATTTGTAGCTCATGATTAATGACAAATCCTAAAACGTTACAGACTAGAAAGAAAAGGTTTCCTGTCTTACATTTTTCCACACTTTAAATGAACCCATGTGTGCTCAAATTATCCAGAAATTTTAAAAGCAGGaggaatgtggcaaaaacagaggTGCAAGTccaattttattcatttaaattcagttttgaaGAGCGTACTCCAGACTTGTTTCATAATATTTTGCAAGAGAATTTTATGCATGAACAGATAATTTGCACTCAATTCGGTTGTCCTTCCACTTTGAACTGAATAAAGCTATGATGATTACAGCAGTGATAAGAATGCCCTCACAGCATGTACCACCACTTTCTCATTCATAGGGACCTACTGTATCATCTTAGTTTAGACTGATGTgcttttttatcactttgatggtgataagaaatgaaaactgaaaagatTAAGAATAGATAGAAGGTGTTCTTAATTTTCTTGAAgggtaaattcagtttttatatATTCTGTTATTAAGCCTGCCAGACAGACCGAAATGCTGTACATGCACAGACAGGATCCTATGGACATGCGCTAATGGGGAGATGTCAGGGTGATGGCTGCTGCCCACACAAGAGCGCCGACTGAGCGGTTAGGGGTTCGGTGCCAGGCTCAAAGGCATCTTTCTAGTCAATAGACAAATTTCCAGGCTAGGTCCAGCTGCATCCAACCCCTGATTGCATTTATTGATTGATGTCTTTATTTCCATAATGTGAAAGACAACTTAAAAATAGTttacaaaagaataaaaaaacagtgaagagcaagaaaagaagaaaaacggTAATATCAATCTGCTAATACTGAAGCATCTCAGTTTACATGATCAAAATGATTAGGAAGAAGTTTAAACTTACAAAATCCCACCCCTTCGATTGCTACTTAACGTTCATCAATATTACTGAAGTTGTAAGATTTTCTTGTCAATTTTGTGAATGCGCAGTATTTAACTCATACAGAAAATATGCAAGAAGTGTTTTTACATTGAAAAATTCATGCTTACTGTACATACATATTTACCATACCACATAACAAACTAGCCCCCTGTAATAATTATCCATCAGGTTACATCATGAGAAAATTTCTTAATACCttatttttaaacagaattattCTCGATTTCTTTTTCATGTCGGCGCTCAGTCTGTTCCAAAGTTTATCGGCACACAAATGGtgattaaaataactttttttgttaTACAAACACAACCTTTAGATTTGACATCCCTCTTAAATTATAAACTAactcaaaaattattttagactGTCATACATATAAGAACAATTTATTGGATTTTACTCAGTCACGTATATTTTCAACCTCTACTCattacaaatgaataaaaacagcttgATCTACTCTAGTTCAGAGGGAATTCAAATGATACACATAGAACTAATGAGGTGTGGTTTTAATAAAGTTTGGTCAGTAGGTGGCAGCATATTCCTGTAACGTTGTTTCATGGTCAGCAGTTTTAATTAAAGAAGAAGAGGATTTGTGCTAAAAGTGGCACTGACTAGCGTCcaactgtcctcctctctgaataaaggcGTAAAAAGCCGTCAAAGAATATGTTTAAAATAGCACTCATTTAAACCACAGCCTTGTTCTTTGACTCATCACGGtcttaaaaaagagtaaaacatgccGATGACTGGagtcagactgagctgttgtctgtcacgtATCACTCTGCTACACCAACGGTGGCATCTGTTAAACCCCATGTGTGCACTACAACACAATGCATTTAAACATCTATGACAATGCTGCAGAAATCCCTACCATGGCAGACATTTTAGCTGTGAGGGTACCAGTATACCGGCCACTCCCATGGTGACTCTGGTTCAGTTGGTAGAGTCTGTTGGTACTTGGAAGGTCAGGGGTTTGATCCCAGGCTGCAGCAGTCACATGCCAATGTGCCGTGGTGTACAGGTATGTaagaatgggattagctaactCTGATGTCCAATTTTCGATGTAAATAgttaggtgtgacctgtggtgtaaaaggacaactagaaaagcactacgCTCTGGTCCATTAACCATACTACATAAACCTAATTTGAGCACATTGGGTAAATTGTGTGAGCTGTGTTTCCTTACATTCTCAGTCATCTCAGTTTTATTAAATTTCACTGTATAAGAGGTTTTTATTGGTTTGAGTTAGAATGATTTAACTCACCTGGATGAAAATTTGTCATGCAACTGAAACACATAAAGCTGACAAGAGGCCagataattttttttagtttaccCTCTCTTTTCTGAATATTTCGTGGCAGCATATTAAACCTTGCTTTGTATAATACTTGAGCGGTTTTGAATTCCACcaagtcaaaatattaaaaagttttagattttaataataagttattcacttgtgtccaaaaaaacaaaattatgatGTTTTCTCATCGCTCTTATTTTGCAATATCAAAAACTGGCTAAAGTGAGGTTTTATAAGTGTTTCCCTATACAGACTTTTTTTATATCAAGTTCTTCACTAGATGAATATTTAAGACTGAAAAAGGTATGATGGTTTACTCTAGTAcgttattttaaaattaaagtggTGAACGATGGACTTTTTTCATCTTGTGTTGTCATCTTCTAACCATTAACCGTTAATTGAGTTAGATTCATGATTACATAGTTGATTCTTATGCATATAAAGATCTCTTTTCACCTTAACATGTTTTGCTCCATGTGAGttattcaatgtttttttcatccttGGACTGGGAAAATATTTGGCCCAAGCATTTTTAGTGACAGCCAGCCTTTTACTTCTGGTCAAAGATGACATAACTACACTTTTCCTTTGGTCCCTTTAGTTGAGCTACCAGTATTGCCCCAAACTATTACAAGGCTGAGTAGTAAACaccatagaaaaataaaattgtgtcAGTCCATACAAGTTCTAGGATGGCACAGAATGTCACACCCAAACATAATTTTATTCTAAAGCACAAGCTTGAACCTGGGATAAACCTTTCTCTATGCTTCACACAGAACCATATTTGATGAAGGGGAACTGCTGGAGTTTGCAAAGCTGGGCAGTTATTTGGAGTATGATCTGTTTGGAGTAGAGATGTTGAACTACCCATACAACCTGGAGGTGGACATGCCCAGTGACTGCCAGAGAGTGAAGACGTGAGTAACAGCCTTTAACTCATCTTTTCAGCCCCTGTTTTGGGATAAGTGTGACCAAAATGGTTTGTCCATGCTAAATACTTTTATGAGAGACGCAGCACCTAAAACGACTGTTACATCTGGGCTGATTTCTCTGTATACAGCAGGAGGAAGGAGAGTGTGTCAGTCACGACTGAGTTGTGTTGCAGATGTTTTTCTGTATACACAAAAGAAATTTAACAACATAAAGTATGTGATAGCAGCTTACCAAAAATCACCACTTATCGAACATTTTCCCCTactctttttccacctctgtgtAGTTTGGCGTTCCTTGTGAAGGAGGGTTATGAGGACAAGATTGTGGTCGCACACGACATCCACACCAAGAACCGTCTGACAAAATACGGCGGCCACGGATACTCTCACATCCTGAAGAACATCGTGCCCAAGATGCTGATGAGGGGAATCTCTCAGCACCAGGTGGATAAGATCCTCATCGACAACCCCAAACGCTGGCTGACCTTtaagtaaagagaaaaaaaaggggcCGAAGAAATGGTCTGATATGTTGGTTATTTTATCTTCTAAGGATGGGAAAACTCTATGATGAAAACTTTGAAATTTTTGCAATAACCTCATCAAAAATCACTCAGAAATGTGTGATTGGAACAAAAATTCACCCCCAGTGTGCAGTTGGACACAAAAATCAGTCATAAGTGTCCGGTTGGACCCAGAAATCACTCATAAATGTACAATTGAGCCCAGAAATCCCTCTTGGATGTGTGATTAGACCCAAAAATCACTCCGAAATGTGTAACGGCCCAAGAATACCTCTTATATGTTCAATTGGACTCAGAACCAAAAATCACTCATAAATGTATGATTGGACCAAAAATCCCTCTAAAATGTGTGATTGGACCCCAGTTTTATAAAAATTGTCCTTACTGGCTATGTTGGTCATATTAAGCAAAGCCAGATATTTTGATACTATCTTTCcaatggaaaataattacagGCTGTTTTTCCACCCAGCTGAAAGATTTTTATATGGCGGCATGATTAATTAAATCTTGATATATATTCTTGTTAACTCATTATTAAACTAATTATATGAAGACCTTTTTCAAGATCAAAGTGCCTCTTGTAACAAAAGTCATgttttgtctgtcttttttcaaaaaaattgttCCATTTCATGCCTGCAGGAGTCTAAATGCAACCTAACTTGAACATTTTCTTCTATGGTgcttaaaaaaaagtggtgctAATTGATTTTTCACTTTCAATGTCAACATTGCAGCTGCTTTCTTCTTATTACTAAATGACATCTCAGCTTTATGGAGATGAAAATAACAAGCGTGCTGTTAATCAGTATGCTGCTCTGCTCTCGACACAATGCGGCTGTGTTAGATGAGTTGTCCTGTTGCCCCTCAGTGGGTGTCTGGGTGTCTCTGGGAGGCTGAGTGGCTGGCAGGCCCCAGATGAAGGACATGTTCTCCTCTCATCTGGGAACAGGTGGCCTCACAGGGTGACTCCTCGCTGCATGATCGACGGCACGATCATCCGCAGTAACCCAACAACTGTATAACTTTGATAAATTCTCAGAGAGGATTAAAAAAGTGAGGCAGAGGGTTTCGtttttacattatattttaaGACTCATACAGAGGGGCTTCACAAGCAGGAGACAGATGCATGCCCCATCCAGCTCTCACATGGAGACAAGGAAATGAGTTAGTTATTTTCTTGTGTCAAAAAAACACCAGAATGGccctttaaagattttaaatgtatttgttatAATCATGCATCATtactgtttttacatttcactCTTAAATGCAACAACTGTTaagatgtttgaaaaataaaaaacacacatggaCTAACATCACTGTGACAGAGTGGTGATGATGTGAGCATCTTTGAGTGTTAAAGGTGCAGCTACAGCATGTTTGACATTTCAGCAAACTTAATTTGTAAAGCTTAACAGTTCATTCAGGGTTCACTAATCACTGACAGGGTTACATTTCATTGCTGTACACTTAAATCCGTTGGTTATATTCTGTAATTACACTGTAGTGCAGTCTTTTTACGCATGGCGTCCTCCACACCTTCCTggactctgtgttttttttgtgtttatggaCATGTTGAGCTCTGTCTCTAATAATCCAACTGACATGGAATCGAGCATGAGCAGTGAAGCGAGCTGTATATGCAGAGCAGATCATGTCACCCCCTCGTGTTTCAATCAGCGTACAACATGAAGCCGGAAAACGTGCTGTACTTGTTGTTGTTGCCCCCGTGCGCTTTACCACCGTCCAGTTTGATGTAAATTTCGTCCCCGGGCTCCAGGTGCAGGACGACACTGTTGCTGGCGTAGTCGTAGTTCTGGTCGGCGTCCTGGGCGATGGCACTGGCTCTCACCTGGAAGGACATTTGCACATTTCTGGTGATTAAGTTTGTCTTGAAATTGGTAAAACCAGACCGTGGACAGCTCCACAAGTGTTTTCAACTTACAACCATGCTCCTACGACTTAATACTTAACATATGTAATGCGTCTGTGTTTGAAGCGTCTTTTGGACACTGCCGTGCGTAAAAGTTGCGCGTAAAATGCCCTTTTAATTGccccattttttaaactgtgtg from Cheilinus undulatus linkage group 13, ASM1832078v1, whole genome shotgun sequence includes:
- the pter gene encoding phosphotriesterase-related protein — translated: MSQLSGKVQTVLGLIEPDQLGRTMTHEHLTMSFECCYFPPPPGDEAVAENPFQIQHMHWLRQNQYSCHENLLLHQETSAVREELMVYRKAGGGTIVENTTTGIERDLPTLKQLAKDTGVHIIAGAGYYVDCTHNEATKKMSVEKLTDIIISEVLHGADGTDIRCGVIGEIGTCWPITESETKVLRATAHAQTQLGCPVIIHPGRNPAAPAEVVRILQEAGGDISKTVMSHLDRTIFDEGELLEFAKLGSYLEYDLFGVEMLNYPYNLEVDMPSDCQRVKTLAFLVKEGYEDKIVVAHDIHTKNRLTKYGGHGYSHILKNIVPKMLMRGISQHQVDKILIDNPKRWLTFK